A genomic segment from Streptosporangium roseum DSM 43021 encodes:
- a CDS encoding EamA family transporter gives MRRAGLLIAFASSWCFAFSGPMAKYLGAAGLAPLESVWVRMAGAGLLLAGVLAVVRPRALRIPRSRLLFFLAYAVIAVAGVQALYFAAITRLPVGITLLIEFTSPVLVVLWVRFVRRVRLPRAAFVGAVVAVVGLGIVVEVWSGLALDPVGLLLAFGAAACCAGYFLLSDGFGDDVDPLGLIAWGLLGAAAVLVPISQPWDIPWTAFTRTVAPEGGHALPALAAAIWMIVIATVVAYILGVTAVRRLSAAIGSTVASLEVIAGAVIAWILVGEALGPFQIAGGLIVLSGAYLAQRATAVVPAAPVEVREPVRAG, from the coding sequence ATGAGGCGTGCCGGTCTGCTGATCGCGTTCGCGTCGTCCTGGTGTTTCGCCTTCTCCGGGCCCATGGCCAAATATCTGGGCGCCGCGGGGCTGGCTCCGCTGGAGTCGGTCTGGGTGCGGATGGCGGGCGCCGGGCTGCTGCTCGCCGGCGTCCTCGCCGTCGTCAGGCCCCGGGCGCTGCGCATCCCGCGCTCGCGGCTGCTGTTCTTCCTGGCCTACGCCGTGATCGCGGTCGCCGGCGTGCAGGCGCTGTACTTCGCGGCGATCACCCGGCTGCCGGTGGGCATCACCCTGCTGATCGAGTTCACCTCGCCGGTGCTGGTCGTGCTCTGGGTCCGGTTCGTCCGCCGGGTACGGCTGCCGCGGGCGGCCTTCGTCGGCGCCGTGGTCGCGGTGGTCGGGCTCGGCATCGTGGTCGAGGTCTGGTCCGGCCTGGCCCTGGACCCGGTGGGCCTGCTGCTCGCCTTCGGCGCGGCGGCCTGCTGCGCCGGATACTTCCTGCTCAGCGACGGCTTCGGCGACGACGTCGACCCGCTCGGCCTGATCGCCTGGGGCCTGCTGGGCGCGGCCGCGGTGCTCGTCCCGATCTCCCAGCCGTGGGACATCCCGTGGACGGCGTTCACCCGGACCGTGGCGCCCGAGGGCGGCCACGCCCTGCCGGCGCTGGCGGCGGCGATCTGGATGATCGTGATCGCCACGGTCGTCGCCTACATCCTCGGTGTCACCGCGGTCCGCCGCCTGTCGGCCGCGATCGGGTCCACCGTCGCCTCGCTGGAGGTCATCGCCGGTGCGGTGATCGCCTGGATCCTGGTGGGGGAGGCGCTCGGGCCCTTCCAGATCGCCGGTGGCCTCATCGTCCTGTCCGGCGCCTACCTGGCCCAGCGGGCCACGGCCGTCG
- a CDS encoding magnesium transporter MgtE N-terminal domain-containing protein, whose protein sequence is MKIFIARLAGTPVFDPAGDQIGRVRDVVVAIAGTTPPRVHGLVVEVQPRRRVFLPITRVRGIEAGSVVFSGQINVRRFEQRATETLAIGEILDLEVEVEGQRMTVLDLAMEENRRAEWTITKVAVVKGGSGLGLRRRGPTRIVDWAEVRGFGAVQKDQGAANLLVAFETMRAADLASALHELPDKRRVEVAAALDDVRLANVLEELPERDQIGIMSRLSPGRAADVLEEMNPDDAADLLQDLPPEQAEALMALMEPEEAASVRRLLVYPEDTAGGIMTSEPVVLPPNATVAEALAHIRQRDVTPTVAAQVYVARQPIETPTGRYLGLAHFQRLLREPPSALLGGVMDTSIDPIKPEFTLNQVTSYLATYNLMAVPVVDEVGRLVGAVTVDDVLDHLLPDDWRERDHGPETDHD, encoded by the coding sequence GTGAAGATCTTCATCGCACGGCTCGCCGGCACCCCGGTCTTCGACCCGGCCGGTGACCAGATCGGGCGGGTGCGGGACGTGGTGGTGGCCATCGCCGGCACCACCCCGCCGCGCGTGCACGGGCTGGTCGTCGAGGTCCAGCCCCGGCGGCGGGTCTTCCTGCCCATCACCCGGGTCCGGGGCATCGAGGCCGGGTCGGTCGTCTTCAGCGGCCAGATCAACGTGCGCCGCTTCGAGCAGCGGGCGACGGAGACGCTGGCCATCGGCGAGATCCTCGACCTGGAGGTGGAGGTCGAGGGCCAGCGGATGACGGTCCTGGACCTGGCCATGGAGGAGAACCGCCGCGCGGAGTGGACGATCACCAAGGTGGCGGTGGTCAAGGGCGGATCGGGCCTGGGGCTGCGGCGGCGCGGCCCGACCAGGATCGTGGACTGGGCCGAGGTCAGGGGCTTCGGCGCCGTGCAGAAGGACCAGGGCGCGGCCAACCTGCTGGTCGCCTTCGAGACGATGCGCGCCGCCGACCTGGCCAGCGCCCTGCACGAACTGCCGGACAAGCGGCGCGTCGAGGTGGCCGCGGCCCTCGACGACGTACGGCTGGCCAACGTGCTCGAAGAGCTCCCCGAACGCGACCAGATCGGCATCATGAGCCGGCTCTCCCCGGGCCGGGCCGCCGACGTGCTGGAGGAGATGAACCCCGACGACGCGGCCGACCTGCTCCAGGACCTCCCGCCCGAGCAGGCCGAGGCGCTGATGGCGCTGATGGAGCCGGAGGAGGCCGCGTCGGTCCGGCGGCTGCTGGTCTACCCGGAGGACACCGCGGGCGGCATCATGACGAGCGAACCCGTGGTGCTCCCCCCGAACGCCACGGTCGCCGAGGCCCTGGCCCACATCCGCCAGCGGGACGTCACCCCGACGGTGGCCGCGCAGGTCTACGTGGCCCGGCAGCCCATCGAGACGCCCACCGGCCGCTACCTCGGTCTCGCCCACTTCCAGCGGCTGCTGCGCGAGCCGCCGTCCGCGCTGCTCGGCGGCGTCATGGACACCTCCATCGATCCGATCAAGCCCGAGTTCACCCTGAACCAGGTGACCTCCTACCTGGCCACCTACAACCTGATGGCGGTGCCCGTGGTGGACGAGGTCGGCCGCCTGGTCGGCGCCGTCACCGTGGACGACGTGCTCGACCACCTGCTCCCCGACGACTGGCGCGAACGGGACCACGGACCGGAGACCGACCATGACTGA
- a CDS encoding DUF1003 domain-containing protein: protein MTERLDQPRQQGLRLRPHYDPEAFGRLSEQIARFLGTARFLVYMTVFVAVWALWNVFAPESLRFDPYPFIFLTLILSLQASYAAPLILLAQNRQDDRDRIQNELDRSAAERNQADVEYLTREIAALRIALGEVATRDYIRSELQRLQDELQEPYAPSGASRSGETG, encoded by the coding sequence ATGACTGAGCGGCTCGACCAGCCCAGGCAGCAGGGCCTGCGCCTGCGCCCGCACTACGACCCGGAGGCCTTCGGGCGGCTGTCGGAGCAGATCGCCCGGTTCCTCGGCACCGCCAGGTTCCTGGTCTACATGACCGTCTTCGTCGCGGTCTGGGCACTGTGGAATGTCTTCGCCCCGGAGAGCCTGCGCTTCGACCCCTACCCGTTCATCTTCCTCACGCTGATCCTCTCGCTCCAGGCGTCCTACGCCGCGCCGCTGATCCTGCTCGCCCAGAACCGGCAGGACGACCGGGACCGGATCCAGAACGAGCTCGACCGCAGCGCGGCCGAGCGGAACCAGGCCGACGTCGAATATCTGACCCGGGAGATCGCGGCCCTGCGCATCGCGCTCGGCGAGGTGGCCACCCGCGACTACATCCGCTCGGAGCTGCAGCGCCTGCAGGACGAGCTCCAGGAGCCCTACGCGCCGTCGGGCGCGTCCCGCTCCGGGGAGACGGGTTAG
- a CDS encoding MarR family winged helix-turn-helix transcriptional regulator codes for MTVTVTAGESGEAISSEELAVWRMLQRAQVRITRVLETDLLVEHDLALASYDVLMQLSESPDRRLRMNDLADRVLLSRSGLTRLIDRLQRDGLVEREACPSDARGLFAVLTDGGAVRLAEATPTYLRGIRAQFLDVLDAGELRQCAAMLNKLFPAPDGEEIPG; via the coding sequence GTGACCGTGACCGTGACAGCAGGCGAGTCGGGAGAGGCGATCAGCTCGGAGGAGCTGGCGGTCTGGCGCATGCTCCAGCGGGCCCAGGTCCGCATCACCCGGGTCCTGGAGACCGATCTGCTGGTCGAGCACGATCTGGCGCTGGCCTCCTACGACGTGCTCATGCAACTGTCGGAGTCGCCCGACCGGCGGCTGCGGATGAACGACCTGGCCGACCGGGTGCTCCTGTCGCGCAGCGGCCTGACCCGGCTCATCGACCGCCTCCAGCGCGACGGCCTGGTCGAGCGCGAGGCTTGCCCCAGCGACGCGCGGGGCCTGTTCGCGGTCCTCACCGACGGCGGCGCCGTACGGCTGGCCGAGGCCACTCCCACCTACCTGCGCGGCATCCGCGCCCAGTTCCTGGACGTCCTCGACGCCGGGGAGCTGCGCCAGTGCGCGGCGATGCTGAACAAGCTCTTCCCCGCCCCGGACGGCGAGGAGATCCCCGGCTAA
- a CDS encoding Mrp/NBP35 family ATP-binding protein, translating to MAPTPELVMAALATVNDPEIRRPITELDMVKSVDISPEGTVRVGIFLTVSGCPMKDTITRDVTGAVSKIDGVRAVQVEMDVMSPEQRKTLQTKLRGDKGPEKEIPFAQAGSLTRVFAVASGKGGVGKSSVTVNLAASMAANGLKVGVVDADIYGHSIPRMLGVSERPTKVEDMIMPPVAHDIKVISVGMFKPEGNTPVVWRGPMLDRALHQFLADVYWGDLDVLLMDLPPGTGDIAISVAQRMPSAEILVVTTPQQAAAEVAERAGSIAVQTHQQIAGVIENMSWLPCPHCDERISVFGEGGGQTVADALTRTLGARVPLLGQVPIDMRLREGGDEGKPLVLTDPDAPAAAELSRIAAGLSKKSGSLKGMQLGISPTRGR from the coding sequence ATGGCACCTACCCCGGAACTGGTGATGGCCGCGCTCGCGACCGTCAACGACCCTGAGATCCGTCGGCCGATCACCGAACTCGACATGGTCAAGAGCGTCGACATCTCCCCTGAGGGGACGGTCCGTGTCGGGATCTTCCTCACGGTGTCGGGCTGCCCCATGAAGGACACCATCACGCGTGACGTCACCGGCGCGGTCTCCAAGATTGACGGTGTGCGCGCGGTCCAGGTCGAGATGGACGTGATGAGCCCCGAGCAGCGCAAGACGCTCCAGACCAAGCTGCGCGGCGACAAGGGCCCCGAGAAGGAGATCCCCTTCGCCCAGGCCGGCTCGCTGACCCGCGTCTTCGCGGTCGCCTCCGGCAAGGGCGGCGTCGGCAAGTCCTCCGTCACCGTCAACCTGGCCGCCTCGATGGCCGCCAACGGCCTCAAGGTCGGCGTCGTGGACGCCGACATCTACGGCCACAGCATCCCCCGCATGCTCGGCGTCTCCGAGCGCCCCACCAAGGTCGAGGACATGATCATGCCGCCGGTGGCGCATGACATCAAGGTGATCTCGGTCGGCATGTTCAAGCCCGAGGGCAACACCCCGGTCGTGTGGCGCGGTCCGATGCTGGACCGGGCGCTGCACCAGTTCCTCGCCGACGTCTACTGGGGCGACCTCGACGTCCTGCTGATGGACCTGCCCCCCGGCACCGGCGACATCGCGATCTCGGTGGCGCAGCGGATGCCGTCGGCCGAGATCCTCGTGGTGACCACCCCGCAGCAGGCCGCCGCCGAGGTGGCCGAGCGCGCCGGGTCGATCGCCGTGCAGACCCACCAGCAGATCGCCGGCGTCATCGAGAACATGTCCTGGCTGCCCTGTCCGCACTGCGACGAGCGGATCTCCGTCTTCGGCGAGGGCGGCGGCCAGACCGTGGCCGACGCGCTGACCCGCACCCTCGGCGCCCGCGTGCCGCTCCTCGGCCAGGTGCCGATCGACATGCGGCTGCGCGAGGGCGGCGACGAGGGCAAGCCGCTGGTGCTCACTGACCCCGACGCCCCGGCCGCCGCCGAGCTGAGCCGGATCGCCGCCGGTCTGAGCAAGAAGTCGGGCAGCCTCAAGGGCATGCAGCTCGGCATCTCCCCCACCCGGGGCCGCTAG
- a CDS encoding sec-independent translocase translates to MFGLGWPEIVALVVIALLVFGPEKLPQAAAQAGKTLRNLRQMANNAKSDLQTGLGPEFADFDPADLNPKNFVRKHLTGELEDDWNRPAATVAAAAPAYTDSYASEAAGELGYGELPPYDSEAT, encoded by the coding sequence GTGTTCGGACTCGGCTGGCCTGAGATCGTGGCGCTGGTGGTCATCGCCCTTCTCGTCTTCGGCCCGGAGAAACTGCCCCAGGCCGCCGCCCAGGCGGGCAAGACGCTGCGCAACCTCCGTCAGATGGCCAACAACGCCAAGAGCGACCTGCAGACCGGGCTCGGTCCCGAGTTCGCCGACTTCGACCCGGCGGACCTCAACCCGAAGAACTTCGTCCGCAAGCACCTCACCGGCGAGCTGGAGGACGACTGGAACCGCCCGGCGGCCACCGTGGCGGCCGCCGCCCCGGCCTACACCGACTCCTACGCCTCCGAGGCGGCCGGTGAGCTCGGATACGGCGAGCTCCCGCCGTACGACTCGGAGGCGACCTGA
- a CDS encoding S1C family serine protease has protein sequence MTDETRTREAHGAEGRTPSDFTDDRGQAPEPPRPDFLPAEEAVPSHGEQPRNDGWSQLGGPPGQGRWGQAPQGGAEQPRPDDRGGQPGPVAHPGQSGWGDPSGRARQDTAVFGPPAGPPPPPSQAFGMGPGWAPPPGGYAGAGYAGAAAPGRRGPRTSTLVVLAVVIALLASTLGSVGTYLLTRPSLSDRDPSFTLGKAPTGSNSRPPESIAGVAARVLPSVVSLAVDGGTSASTGSGFLIKGGYVVTNNHVVAAAAPGGEIQIQFSNRKSTSARIIGRDPESDLAVVKPEETFGAPEISLGNSDNVVVGDPVVAIGSPLGLVGTVTSGIVSSLNRPVQAGEENSSDTTWLSAIQTDAAINPGNSGGPLVNANGEVIGVNSAIATLGRSAGGQSGSIGLGFAIPVNHARRIAEELVSTGVAKKSRIGITIDQTYQGAGVRIDSEVKQGTRPVEPDGPADKAGLKPGDVILEINGTVVQDSTELIALIRNKAPGEKLVIKFQRGGQEKTATVTVGAAAAQPTPAPRPS, from the coding sequence ATGACCGACGAGACCCGTACCCGCGAGGCGCACGGTGCTGAGGGGCGTACGCCGTCGGACTTCACCGACGACAGAGGCCAGGCCCCCGAGCCCCCCCGCCCGGACTTCCTGCCCGCCGAGGAGGCGGTCCCCTCCCACGGCGAGCAGCCCCGCAACGACGGCTGGAGCCAGCTCGGCGGGCCGCCGGGCCAGGGCCGGTGGGGCCAGGCCCCGCAGGGCGGCGCCGAGCAGCCCCGCCCCGACGACCGGGGCGGGCAGCCCGGCCCGGTCGCTCATCCCGGCCAGAGCGGCTGGGGCGATCCGTCGGGCAGGGCACGGCAGGACACCGCGGTCTTCGGCCCGCCGGCCGGTCCGCCCCCTCCGCCCTCCCAGGCGTTCGGCATGGGCCCCGGCTGGGCGCCGCCCCCCGGCGGCTACGCCGGTGCCGGCTACGCGGGCGCCGCGGCTCCCGGCCGGCGCGGGCCGCGCACCAGCACGCTGGTCGTCCTCGCCGTGGTGATCGCGCTGCTGGCCTCGACGCTGGGGAGCGTCGGCACCTACCTGCTCACCCGCCCCTCCCTCTCGGACCGCGACCCCTCCTTCACTTTGGGGAAGGCGCCGACCGGTTCCAACTCCCGGCCTCCGGAGTCGATCGCCGGAGTGGCGGCCAGGGTCCTGCCCAGCGTGGTCTCGCTGGCCGTCGACGGCGGCACCAGCGCGAGCACCGGCTCCGGCTTCCTGATCAAGGGGGGCTACGTGGTGACCAACAACCACGTGGTCGCCGCGGCCGCGCCGGGCGGTGAGATCCAGATCCAGTTCAGCAACCGCAAGTCCACCTCCGCCCGGATCATCGGCCGCGACCCCGAGTCCGACCTCGCGGTGGTCAAGCCCGAGGAGACCTTCGGAGCCCCGGAGATCAGCCTCGGCAACTCCGACAACGTGGTCGTGGGTGACCCGGTCGTGGCGATCGGCTCCCCGCTCGGCCTGGTCGGCACCGTCACCTCCGGCATCGTCAGCTCGCTCAACCGCCCGGTCCAGGCGGGGGAGGAGAACAGCTCCGACACCACCTGGCTCAGCGCCATCCAGACCGACGCCGCCATCAACCCCGGCAACTCCGGCGGCCCGCTGGTCAACGCCAACGGCGAGGTCATCGGGGTCAACTCGGCGATCGCCACGCTCGGCAGGTCGGCCGGCGGGCAGAGCGGCAGCATCGGCCTCGGCTTCGCCATCCCGGTGAACCACGCCCGCCGCATCGCCGAGGAGCTGGTCAGCACCGGTGTGGCCAAGAAGTCGCGGATCGGCATCACCATCGACCAGACCTACCAGGGCGCCGGGGTCCGCATCGACAGCGAGGTCAAGCAGGGCACCCGCCCGGTCGAGCCGGACGGCCCCGCCGACAAGGCGGGTCTCAAGCCCGGTGACGTCATCCTGGAGATCAACGGCACGGTGGTGCAGGACAGCACCGAGCTCATCGCGCTGATCAGGAACAAGGCCCCGGGAGAGAAGCTGGTGATCAAGTTCCAGCGCGGCGGCCAGGAGAAGACGGCCACCGTGACCGTGGGCGCCGCGGCCGCGCAGCCCACACCCGCACCCCGGCCTTCCTGA
- a CDS encoding sigma-E factor regulatory protein RseB domain-containing protein, with amino-acid sequence MIRLPATLVLAAVMLLGLVAGSPAHAARPDEPEGDDTGLHLLREAAIAGRTRGYSGTQYVTTWGRSGSGAVSSVLEVRNVPGEGLTVHTQPSGLVQRVDPGTPAGGMSTPSETMLEVLARNYRVVVVGEGRVCGRPARLVHAVRADGTVAARYWLDEAGGPVLRRELLDGHGRVVHAGAFVDLTLGPARKAAAPVSAAGGLDLGETPGLLARGWRFPAALPGRLELFAAHDASPGYLYLGYSDGLSVVSVFVQPGVLDEERLQGWHARQRNGHTIWIRDSAEQETIWASGGHVYTVFADAPADMVDAAVAALPHEPVPAPDLWTRLGRGADRLLSWVNPFG; translated from the coding sequence GTGATCCGGCTGCCCGCCACCCTCGTTCTCGCCGCTGTCATGCTGCTGGGGCTGGTGGCGGGCAGTCCGGCGCACGCCGCCCGGCCGGACGAGCCCGAGGGCGACGACACCGGTCTGCACCTGCTGCGCGAGGCGGCGATCGCGGGCCGTACCCGCGGATACTCCGGCACCCAGTACGTCACCACCTGGGGCCGCTCCGGCTCCGGCGCCGTCTCCTCGGTGCTGGAGGTCCGCAACGTCCCCGGTGAGGGGCTGACCGTGCACACCCAGCCGTCGGGTCTCGTCCAGAGGGTGGACCCCGGCACCCCCGCCGGCGGCATGTCCACCCCGTCCGAGACCATGCTTGAGGTGCTGGCCCGCAACTACCGGGTCGTGGTCGTGGGCGAGGGGCGCGTCTGCGGCCGGCCGGCCCGCCTGGTCCACGCGGTGCGCGCGGACGGCACGGTCGCGGCCCGTTACTGGCTCGACGAGGCCGGAGGGCCGGTGCTGCGCCGCGAGCTCCTCGACGGTCACGGCAGGGTCGTCCACGCCGGGGCCTTCGTCGACCTGACCCTCGGACCGGCGCGGAAGGCCGCCGCTCCCGTGTCGGCCGCCGGCGGTCTCGACCTGGGGGAGACGCCCGGACTGCTGGCCCGGGGCTGGCGTTTCCCCGCCGCTCTGCCCGGTCGTCTGGAGCTGTTCGCCGCGCACGACGCATCTCCTGGATACTTGTATCTGGGATATTCGGATGGCTTGTCAGTCGTGTCCGTTTTTGTCCAGCCTGGTGTCCTTGATGAGGAACGTCTCCAGGGGTGGCATGCTCGGCAACGCAACGGGCATACGATCTGGATCCGGGACTCAGCCGAGCAGGAGACGATCTGGGCGAGTGGGGGTCATGTCTACACCGTCTTCGCGGACGCTCCGGCCGACATGGTCGACGCCGCCGTCGCGGCGCTGCCGCACGAGCCGGTGCCCGCGCCCGACCTGTGGACGCGGCTCGGCCGAGGGGCGGATCGCCTCCTGTCCTGGGTCAACCCCTTCGGGTAA
- a CDS encoding anti-sigma factor family protein — MSHLGERVSALVDGELNHHERDRALSHLTFCAACRAEVDAMRALKNRLRSLDGPAMPADLTMSLLRMSEPGGPLPPRERPFPTSSASRTFGGAPIPSMHSVAPPDNRPRGRAGGPRRARRAGYVAVGVASAAVALGTLFVAGGSGPSPRVVPPVDMFANQHRNTAPYGGSATPTFSPTP; from the coding sequence ATGAGTCATCTCGGAGAGCGTGTTTCCGCACTGGTCGATGGTGAGCTGAACCACCATGAGCGCGACCGCGCCCTGTCTCATCTGACCTTCTGCGCCGCCTGCCGGGCCGAGGTCGATGCCATGCGGGCTTTGAAGAACCGGTTGCGATCCCTGGACGGGCCCGCCATGCCCGCCGACCTGACCATGTCGTTGCTGCGGATGTCCGAGCCCGGCGGCCCGTTACCGCCGCGTGAGCGGCCTTTCCCGACCTCCTCGGCCTCGCGGACGTTCGGCGGTGCGCCGATCCCGAGCATGCACAGCGTGGCGCCGCCGGACAACCGGCCGCGCGGCCGTGCCGGAGGTCCCCGCCGGGCGAGAAGGGCGGGTTACGTCGCGGTGGGCGTCGCCTCCGCGGCCGTGGCGCTCGGCACGCTGTTCGTCGCGGGCGGCTCCGGCCCCAGCCCGCGTGTCGTGCCGCCGGTCGACATGTTCGCCAACCAGCACAGGAACACCGCGCCCTACGGAGGGTCGGCGACGCCGACCTTCTCCCCCACTCCGTGA
- the sigE gene encoding RNA polymerase sigma factor SigE, whose amino-acid sequence MAIAVVPERGVLVEESDHQTEAPMPDWTPPTWEEVVRNHSARVYRLAYRLTGNVHDAEDLTQEVFVRVFRSLSNYTPGTFEGWLHRITTNLFLDMARRKQRIRFEGLADDAAERLRGREPSPAQAYDDNHLEPDIQAALDALAPEFRAAVVLCDIEGLSYEEIAATLGVKLGTVRSRIHRGRAQLREALEHRAPRGDQFPPTITRGEEFA is encoded by the coding sequence ATGGCGATAGCGGTGGTCCCGGAGAGAGGAGTGCTGGTGGAGGAGTCCGACCACCAGACGGAAGCTCCCATGCCTGACTGGACGCCTCCCACCTGGGAGGAGGTGGTCAGGAACCATTCGGCGCGCGTGTACCGGCTGGCCTATCGGCTGACCGGCAACGTGCACGACGCCGAGGATCTCACACAGGAGGTCTTCGTCCGGGTCTTCAGGTCTCTGTCGAACTACACGCCGGGCACCTTCGAGGGGTGGCTGCACCGCATCACCACCAACCTGTTCCTCGACATGGCGCGGCGCAAGCAGCGCATCAGGTTCGAGGGGCTCGCCGACGACGCCGCCGAGCGGCTGCGCGGACGCGAGCCGTCCCCCGCCCAGGCGTACGACGACAACCATCTGGAGCCGGACATCCAGGCGGCGCTCGACGCGCTCGCGCCGGAGTTCCGCGCGGCCGTCGTCCTGTGTGACATCGAGGGGCTGTCCTACGAGGAGATCGCCGCCACGCTCGGCGTGAAACTCGGCACGGTCCGCAGCCGCATCCACCGCGGCCGGGCGCAGTTGCGTGAGGCGCTGGAGCACCGCGCGCCCCGTGGCGACCAATTCCCCCCGACCATCACCCGCGGGGAGGAGTTCGCATGA
- a CDS encoding O-methyltransferase — MAETPTSPLEATLAYAEEFHTEDEILLTARQRGAEVGAPPILPGGGAALCFLATAVNARAVVEIGTGCGVSGLWLLRGMRQDGTLTSVDVEPEHQRLARQSFAQAGFSGGRIRLITGRALDVLPRLSDGGYDLVFCDGAKQEYGDYLAEAVRLLRPGGIVVFDNALWHNRVADPAQRDPDTVAVRELGKLVRSDERLRPLMMPLGDGILAAIKLTD, encoded by the coding sequence ATGGCAGAGACGCCGACAAGTCCGTTGGAGGCCACTCTGGCCTATGCCGAGGAATTCCACACGGAGGACGAGATCCTGCTCACCGCGCGTCAGCGCGGGGCGGAGGTGGGAGCGCCCCCGATCCTGCCCGGTGGCGGCGCCGCCCTCTGCTTCCTCGCCACGGCCGTCAACGCCCGCGCGGTCGTGGAGATCGGCACCGGCTGCGGTGTGTCCGGACTGTGGCTCCTCCGCGGCATGCGCCAGGACGGCACGCTCACCAGCGTGGACGTGGAGCCGGAGCACCAGCGTCTGGCACGGCAGAGCTTCGCCCAGGCCGGGTTCTCCGGCGGCCGGATCCGGCTGATCACCGGCCGTGCCCTGGACGTCCTGCCCCGCCTGTCCGACGGCGGCTACGACCTGGTCTTCTGCGACGGCGCCAAGCAGGAGTATGGCGACTACCTCGCCGAGGCCGTCCGGCTGCTGCGCCCCGGCGGGATCGTGGTCTTCGACAACGCCCTGTGGCACAACCGGGTCGCCGACCCGGCGCAGCGCGACCCGGACACCGTCGCCGTGCGGGAGCTGGGCAAGCTGGTCCGTTCCGACGAACGGCTCCGCCCGCTGATGATGCCCCTCGGCGACGGCATCCTGGCCGCCATCAAACTCACCGACTAG
- a CDS encoding leucyl aminopeptidase, with the protein MPISPYLLLPRASYGRGLSAVTSPAPSGSGAAAEIPVAEDAQLFAVPFAADLAPEVGLPLPAAALLAHYEAKGEAGEVVEVPVANGETVGRVLLYGIGDGSAGALRKAGAAVARRGKGRDAIRIVLPEGPVAAFVEGALLATYTFRIGEVKSPPVAVIEFVGDGAEAEVARGEVIAKAVALARDLANMPSSVKTPAWLAERAVEQGVTAKVWDEEELRAGRFGGIVAVGQGSANPPRLIRLSYEPEGATGHVVLVGKGITYDTGGLSLKPTEGMKFMKTDMAGGAVVIAVLGALAALGVRVRVTGLIAAAENAFSGTAQRPSDVITQYGGRTVEVLNTDAEGRLVMADALAYADAELDPDVMVDIATLTGAIGIALGKDLGAVFASDDDLAAELAGAGESTGERLWRMPLIDDYVPALDSSVADLANIEVGSSYGAGSVTAALFLREFTGKRPWAHLDIAGVGRSSADEGIFSKGATGYGVRLLLEWLSSR; encoded by the coding sequence ATGCCCATATCTCCCTATCTGCTGCTGCCCCGCGCCTCCTACGGGCGGGGCCTGTCCGCCGTGACCTCGCCGGCCCCCTCCGGGAGTGGCGCGGCCGCCGAGATCCCCGTCGCCGAGGACGCCCAGCTGTTCGCCGTCCCCTTCGCGGCGGACCTCGCACCCGAGGTGGGCTTACCGCTGCCCGCCGCCGCGCTGCTGGCCCACTACGAGGCCAAGGGCGAGGCCGGCGAGGTCGTGGAGGTCCCCGTCGCGAACGGTGAGACCGTCGGCCGGGTGCTGCTCTACGGGATCGGGGACGGTTCGGCCGGTGCCCTGCGCAAGGCCGGCGCCGCGGTGGCCAGGCGGGGCAAGGGCAGAGACGCGATCAGGATCGTGCTGCCCGAGGGGCCGGTGGCCGCGTTCGTGGAGGGCGCCCTGCTGGCCACCTACACCTTCCGGATCGGCGAGGTGAAGTCCCCGCCGGTGGCGGTGATCGAGTTCGTCGGTGACGGGGCCGAGGCCGAGGTCGCCAGGGGCGAGGTGATCGCCAAGGCCGTCGCCCTGGCCAGGGACCTGGCCAACATGCCCTCCTCGGTGAAGACCCCCGCCTGGCTCGCCGAGCGCGCCGTGGAGCAGGGCGTCACCGCCAAGGTGTGGGACGAGGAGGAGCTGCGCGCCGGGAGGTTCGGCGGCATCGTCGCCGTCGGCCAGGGGTCGGCCAACCCGCCGCGCCTGATCCGGCTGTCCTACGAGCCCGAGGGCGCCACCGGTCACGTCGTCCTGGTCGGCAAGGGCATCACCTACGACACCGGCGGCCTGTCGCTCAAGCCGACCGAGGGCATGAAGTTCATGAAGACCGACATGGCCGGCGGCGCGGTCGTCATCGCGGTCCTGGGCGCGCTGGCCGCCCTCGGCGTGCGGGTCAGGGTCACCGGCCTGATCGCGGCCGCGGAGAACGCCTTCTCCGGCACGGCCCAGCGTCCCTCCGACGTGATCACCCAGTACGGCGGGCGGACCGTCGAGGTCCTCAACACCGACGCCGAGGGCCGCCTGGTGATGGCCGACGCGCTGGCCTACGCCGACGCCGAGCTGGACCCGGACGTCATGGTGGACATCGCCACGCTGACCGGGGCCATCGGCATCGCCCTGGGCAAGGACCTCGGCGCCGTCTTCGCCTCCGACGACGATCTGGCCGCCGAGCTGGCCGGGGCGGGGGAGAGCACCGGCGAGCGGCTCTGGCGGATGCCACTGATCGACGACTACGTCCCGGCGCTCGACTCCAGCGTGGCCGACCTGGCCAACATCGAGGTCGGGTCGTCCTACGGCGCGGGTTCCGTCACCGCGGCGCTGTTCCTGCGCGAGTTCACCGGCAAGCGGCCGTGGGCGCACCTGGACATCGCCGGCGTCGGCCGCAGCAGCGCGGACGAGGGCATCTTCAGCAAGGGCGCCACCGGCTACGGCGTGCGCCTGCTGCTGGAGTGGCTGTCTAGTCGGTGA